The window AACCTTGAAAGTCGTGCCTGAGAACGTTTTTGAAAAAAGTCAACTCAATAGTTCGTAAATCACTTGTTACAAACAGTAATTTGTTCTGTAATATTTATGAGCTACTTGTTTACTTTCAGAATAAGTTAGTTTGAgtgatataaataattaaatgtcaTGAACATTCctggtaaaataaaaaaggtggAGCTTAAGTGACAAACTTACGCGATTACAAATTAAAAGGGTAGATGAATATTCTTTcgacaaatcaaaaacagacaaaaaaaccTCAAAGATCATGACAAGCGTACGCGATTTCACATATTAGTGCGATCAATATATCGTATATTTCAACAAGTAagattatcaaacaaaaaaaaagagtaagattAATTATCACAGTCACATTCGATACCCATGATTCACAGCCAGCAAATTTAACAGCGACAGCTACAAATCACAGCCATCCATTACATAAGTCatgttgtaaaacactggaTGGTGGACTCCATAACCGGGCCATGTATGGCCCATACGTGTACGGCCCACCGGACATAGGCCCATCGACCATTACCTATTCCTACTCGGTTTAGGTCTTTGTCTttgtactctatatatatgtaacctcgtTGAGACATTATGAATAAGAACAAGAGTTTTACTCCTTCGATTCTCTAGCTCCATAACACGTTATTAGCACGATAGTTTCTATATCCCGCTGAGTAAAAccctataaaccctaaaccgccgtTCGTTCCTCTTTATGTTCGAGACTAAGTACCTTGTTTCGAAGATCCCTTGGTGTTCACGAGCAAACCTTAGCTCGTGATCAAGTTCTATCCACAACttgttcgaggttcgtggttcACGGTTTCGGGGTAAGTACGGTTCGTGAGCGGTACAAGGAGCGGTTCGAGATCTGTTCGTGGGAAGCTGTTGCGGATCTGTTCGTGGTTCGTGGTCCATCCAAGTTCGAGGTTCGTGAgagatatctgaggtctttagctcccaaaTCAAAACCGGTCAGAACCtattggtgttaaggtaaacaaaATTCGAAACCCTCTTAAAACCCTATAATCGAATTTGAACCTTAAAACTAATGAACCCTAAAACATCTAAGTACACAATCTAACAAAGCTTTAATTTCCTtaaaacctaaaacttaaaatcggttgttaggattgttagattgattgagAATTGCACCATANAATCAAAACCGGTCAGACCCtattggtgttaaggtaaaATCGAAACCTATGGGACCATAAAAATCGAACTTGGACATTAAAAACTATTGAACCCTAAAACTTACAAGTACACAATCTAACAAAGTTTAAATTCCCTAAattcctaaaacttaaaatcggatTGTTTAGGGTTGTTAGATTACTTGTTAAATTGCACCAAAATTATAtcaagcttgaaatcagattgtttgaaattgtttaaaattattgcttgattgtttgatgcataagaacctaAAACTTAAGTTGTTAAATTCGATTGTTAAATCTGATTTTTCTAGGAAGATTAAAAATCCGAAAACTGCATGCATCTTTGAATTTAAATCGATTTGCATAGAGTATTATTAATCGAATTTGGCATAGATTTTTCCTGTAAATTTAGgttgcataagaaccctaaaattctaaattaaaatcgATTTAGgtgtttgagaaattcaaaccctaaaactaaaacattaaaatcgaAATTATTCTATGTTTgcacagaaaaataaattagataacttctaaattaattataatcattatcATAAAGTTTAAGGAATGTTTTGTTGTTATCtaagttaagaaaaaaaggaaaatttctaaaattatctaagaaaaggaaattctagtaaaaaggaaattattgcatgcattaatctatttgattttgttgtcttgtTTGCATGGATTTAAACCACGAAAATTTAAGAGAGACAAgacatggttcggtcttaaataccgcatgacctaagttTAAATtgatggcatggttcggtcttaaataccgcatggcctattGTTTGaatgcatggttcggtcttaaataccgcatgctaataaTCGGTTGTCTATTTCTGTTTATGCATATGGCAAGGTTGAATAACCTAGACTATGCTGTTTTGGATGTCTCTGGAAACAACTACTTGAAGTGGGCATTGGACACCAAGATAAATTTGAAGTCAAAGGACTTGTTTGAATGCATTGAGGAGGATTACGATCCGACCGAAAAGAAAAAGTACAAGGCCATTCAACACATgcgccatcaccttgctgagagtctcaaagaCCAGTACCTCACAATagagaatcctcttgacctttggacagagcttacacgcagatacggacaccaacaaacggtgctcctaccaaaggctcaattcgattggaaaaacctaaggatccaggattacaaattcgtggatgagtataactctgagctttttcggattgtctcactccttaggttgtgtggtactgaagTCACGGAGAAAGAGTTGCTAGAGAAGACTTTGTCTACTTTTAGTACTCACAACATAGTACTTCAACAACAGTACCGTGACTTAATCTCATGTTTGCTactagctgagcagaacaatgagctgTTGTTTatgaatagtgctatgagacctcctggtacaacCCCATTACCGGAAGCACACAAGGTTGATGTGGCAAAGCAGAATGAACCCAAACAGCCTAAAGAGCCCAAGGAGACCAACTATGttcacagagaaagacactatggTTGTGGCCGTGGTGGTCGTTGGGGCCAGGCAAGCCGTTTTGATGGTTACGGCCGTGGTGGTCGTGGCCGCGGTGGTAggggccgtgggtcctttaaaccGCAAATCaaggctaaatcggtttgtcaccgatgtggtatgtccaACCACTGGGCTAAGAACTGCAGAACGCCTAGACatctcattgatgcatatcaagagattttgaagaagaatcCAGAGGCCAACTAtgtgcatctcgatggtgaagaagacttcgaccatgagaatgatgattcaCTAGATTTTGAGACTTCCGATTGTTTCAAGGAAGATAACTAATTTTAGTTAtggatttggtttaatttctatgctttcATGCTTCAATTTTATTCTATGTATaggataattattttggtttaatttcaatgattttatttaaatatttcttttcttattttattaaagtttaaaataaaaattattgtcattTTAGAAATGGCTGAGGCAATGAGTGtgctagtggtggacagtggatccagccacacaattttgaaagacaaaagatattttataaacctcaTATTGAAAAATgtcaatgttagtacaattgctgGTATAGCAAATttaattgaaggctacggccaggcacaCATATTATTGCCTAACGGCACACATATAGAATTATGTGATGCAttgtactcacccagctctaagagaagcttattgagctttaaagacattcgtttgaatgaTTATCATATTGAAACAAAGGTGAAGGAAGCAAAGAATTTttatacattacagaaaatgtgaatGGCCATAAGAAGGTCCTTGAGACTATatctgcactagccactggtttataccatgctaagattaacatgatagaagctaacttggcaaagcacaaaatgttcaatgaacagttcactcaatggcatgaccggcttggtcATCCGGGAaagaacatgatgcgtaaactaattgatagttcaaatgggcacaaccttaaagaaaggaaagttatccctaaaaatctcacgtgtgtagcatgtgcacaagggaaacttataatacggccatcaccagccaaagttcataaagagactttaaattttctggaaaggatacaaggtgatatatgtggaccaatacacccaccgtgtgggacgtttagatattttatggttatgatcgatgcatcaaccagatggtcacacgtttgcttgttatccacaaggaatctagcatttgctaggatgttagctcaaattataagattaagagcacatttttcagattttccacttaagactatacgtctagacaatgctggtgaatttacatcccaagcgtttaaggATTATTGTACGTCCATGGGGGTAAGTGTGGAaaatcctgtggcacatgtccatacacaaaatggattagctgaatcatTCATNGGACTATatctgcactagccactggtctataccatgctaagattaacatgatagaagctaacttggcaaagcacaaaatgttcaatgaacagttcactcaatggcatgaccggcttggtcATCCGGGAaagaacatgatgcgtaaactaattgatagttcaaatgggcacaaccttaaagaaaggaaagttatccctaaaaatctcacgtgtgtagcatgtgcacaagggaaacttataatacggccatcaccagccaaagttcataaagagactttaaattttctggaaaggatacaaggtgatatatgtggaccaatacacccaccgtgtgggacgtttagatattttatggttatgatcgatgcatcaaccagatggtcacacgtttgcttgttatccacaaggaatctagcatttgctaggatgttagctcaaattataagattaagagcacattttccagattttccacttaagactatacgtctagacaatgctggtgaatttacatcccaagcgtttaatgattactgtatgtccatgggggtaagtgtggaacatcctgtggcacatgtccatacacaaaatggattagctgaatcattcattaaacgaatacaattgatagctcgaccattgttaatgagatcgaagctcCCTGTGTCgtcttggggacacgcagtctTACATGCAtcagaacttatacgcatcaggccNaatggcatgaccggcttggtcATCCGGGAaagaacatgatgcgtaaactaattgatagttcaaatgggcacaaccttaaagaaaggaaagttatccctaaaaatctcacgtgtgtagcatgtgcacaagggaaacttataatacggccatcaccagccaaagttcataaagagactttaaattttctggaaaggatacaaggtgatatatgtggaccaatacacccaccatgtgggacatttagatatttcatggtgatgatagatgcatcaaccagatggtcacacgtttgcttgttatccacaagaaacTTAGCATTTGCTAAGCTGTTAGCTCAAATCATAagattaagagcacattttccagactttccacttaagactatacgtctagacaatgctggtgaatttacatcccaagcgtttaatgattactgtatgtccatgggggtgagtgtggaacatcctgtggcacatgtccatacacaaaacggattagctgaatccttcattaaacgaatacaattaattgctcgaccattgctaatgagatcgaagcttcctgtgtcggcttggggacacgcagttttacatgcagcagaacttatacgcatcaggccatctagtgaacacaaatattcaccatcccaactattaacgggtcatgagccaaacatatcccatctcaaaacattcggttgtgccgtttatgtaccgattgctccaccacagagaactaagatgggacctcaaaggaggatgggaatatatgttggatatgagtctcccaccattataaagtatcttgagccaaccacaggagatttatttaaggccagatacgcggactgtcaatttacagaatccgaattccctatgttgggtggagagactagcaagctggttaaagaattaacatggaatcaaacatccttgaattggcaagatcctcggactctagcctgtgatgcagaggtccagaaaattatacatttgcaaaagctagctatacaattgccagattcctttgctgacccaaagagagtaacaaaatcgtacataccagcttgtaatgcaccagtacgtattgatgttcagaaggaacacaataatcaagttgctacagagtctaagccacgtttgaaacgaggtagaccattaggttccaaagataagaaccctcggaaaaccaaaggtgcaaaacagaccgaggttaagggaattacagaaaatacagacatggccgcggcaagtCCTAAGGTACCAAGTGAGGTtcgggacgctgaacctcaaggacctgaaggtatagataatgatgagatctcaataaattatataatgtctggaattaaatggaaccgtaaagatgtcgacatcgatgatatatttgcatacaaggtagcatttgagataaatgaggatcatgaacccacgtctatattagagtgcactcaaagtaaagattggctaaagtggaaagaagccattgacgtggagttaaactctttaaagaagagaagtgtgtttggtccgatcttaaggacaacacctgaaattaaaccagttggacataagtgggtctttgtaagaaagagaaatgagaagaatgaaatcgtgagatacaaagcacattttgtagcacaaggattctctcaaagaccagacatagattatgaggagacatactcccctgtgatggatgcaacaacatttCGGTACTTAATAAGTTTGGCTAttagagaaaaactggatttgcggttaatggatgttgtaaccgcatacttatatggtccactggataatgaaatctatatgagattaccagaaggttttgagctcaaagataagaatggttctcgagaacagtactgcataaggctggacaaatccctttatggactgaaacagagtggtcgaatgtggtataaccggttaagtgaatatttagctaaagaaggctataagaatgacccaatcagtccatgtctatttataaagaagtttgcaaacaaagagtTTGTAATTATagcagtttatgtggatgatttaaacatccttggaacttctggtgaaattgcccaaacagtagaatatctcaagaaagagtttgaaatgaaagacctaggcaagacaaaattctgtttggggctacagcttgagtacataagtaatggaatccttgtgcatcaaaaggcatatacagaaaaggtactcaagaggtttaaaatggaccaagctcacccattgaccagcccaatggttgttagaagcttagacttggataaagatccatttggtccaaagaaggccgatgaagaagttctcggacctgaagtgccatacctcagtgcaattggagcgttaatgttcctggctagccacactagaccggacatatGTTTTATCGTGAActtcctagcaagatttagttcttgtccgactataaggcactggaacggtattAAACATGTCATGCGCTACCTACAAGGGACggtagattttggtttattttatactaactgtAACAgagatggtttagttggtttttctgatgcaggttacttatcGGATCCGCATAACTCCAGGTCTCAAACTGGGTACGTATTCACGCACGGTGGTACAACAATCTCATGGCAGTCCATGAAGCAGACCATCGTGGCCACATCCTCAAACCACGCGGAGATCCTAGCAAtacatgaagccagccgtgagtgtgtatGGTTACGGTCCATGACGCAACACATCCGGACCGATAGTGGCATGGACGACAATAAGGAAGCAACTGTaatctatgaagacaatacggcctgtatcgcacagctcaaggaaagGTTACattaagggagatcggacgaagcacatactacccaagttcttcttcacacacgaactacaaaaggccggagaagttcgagtggtgcaagttcagtcatGCAACAACttagccgatctcttcaccaaatcattgTCGACAACAACATTCtggaagctcacgcaccagattggaatgcggaggcttaaggacttagagtgatgcttggaacagggggagtaatgcgtgttgtactcttttccattcaccaaggttttgtcccattgggttttcctggtaaggttttaatgatgCAGCATCCCCAAGCGCATTACAGGGATCCTCTCCTTGCAcatgcacggttatgtcatccaaggggaagtgttgtaaaacactggaTGGTGCACTCCATAACCGGGCCATGTACGGCCCATACGTGTATGGCCCATCGGACataggcccatcggccattacCTATTGCTAGTCGGTTTAAGTCTTTGTCTttgtactctatatatatttaacctCGTTGAGACATTATGAATAAAAACAAGAGTTTTACTGCTTCGATTCTCTAGTTACATAACAAGTCAGTTAATCTTGAATTTTACTCGTGATTCCATGTGacaatttttattgaaaattcaCATAATCCTAATTCCGATACAGCTAGCtagtatgttttaaaattaaaccaacatattCAAATAATTCCATCAAATGCCAAACACCAGTTAACTTTTCAATGAATTGTTGAAATTCTTCCTGTAgacttttaaaattatcaacATGAATTGAAGGGATTCTTATGGATTTTATCATTTCTTCACTCAAATATTATGAATGTGCCATTTTCACTTAAATTTGATAGatttaccatttttttatttttcaaaatgtgtgtttttataattttttttttgctaaaatataTACTTCATATCAAATACTAAGAAAAAATAGaactaaaaaaactcaaatataatgtgttaatttgtgtttttaaatatgaaaaaataacaaatctaaaaaatttaagGTGAAATGACAAAAACTATAAATGCATTAAAACAAATGTCCCTATGCGCATAGTGAGAAACACGTCTTTCCTTCCATTTTATGTCGTAATCTTCGGTAGAAAATctaatgttttcttgtagtgtgcaTGATACACGTAGACTTGTTTCCTCTgtcattctttcatttttttactaGTACGgaatatttcacaaaattccGTGTGAAAATATATAACACGTAAACTTTTCTAATATCGATATCAACTTTGGTAACACATAACCAATAATATGTTCATAGTTCGCGTAAAAGAATATTTCAtctcttggttttttttttcaaaccacAATTTATCCTcataattagtaaataaaatttaattttaaaacaaatgtaAACGCATTAATTTTTCTGGAAAACAATTACAACGGCTGTCAGAAAAAAATCAACCCTCTTTCTCAAATCATGAATGCCTTTTTccttaccaacaaaaaaaaatcgtgaatgccttttttaaaaagtggtaTTAGAAAGATTTTGCGGTTTACACACATATTCCAcgttaacaaaagaaaaagtctaAGTTGATGAAAAACCAAAAGttcaaatgaaaaagaagattgACTGATTGAGATCGAGACTTAGCTTTGAGAAAGaggcatacatatatatatattatgagcCATGAAATAATATGAAACCATTTCTAACCGAACAACAATATTCATCAGCCGTTTAATGCGTGTGAGCTAAGTGAACAACGTTCATAAAGATCCAAAATTAATGCGTCTGCATGTTACGTTACCCAAACTTCAGaataaatatcattaaattggGTGTATCATTAAACTAAATTTCGTCTTAGAAAACCCGGTAACATACATATCCGGTTATCAAAAACAATTCAGCAACAATTAACTTGAACAACTTAGATCAATCACAAACAATTTTATCgttaatcatcatatatatataatatatttaacctCAACATATATAATCAGGGAGAGAACTGATCATCAGAACCTCCATCGCAATCCACTTTACCCTTCTCCTTATTGCTCAACAAAAATACGAAGTCGAGGTtataaagaacaggaatgatcaACGCAGAGCTCAAGAACACAAGCACAGGTCCAAAGATCCATAGCATCAAAGGCAAGCCCATGTAGAACAGCCTATTACCTACCGTGTTGAGCAAGAAAGCTTTCTCGAGTAGCTCAGAGACATACTCGGGAGTCACAAAGCTTCCGATTCCGCTGAAATCATCGGAGAAGGGTTCTTGAGGAGAGTTTATGAGGATGTTGACTTGATTGATGAAGCGAATGGAAAGTGAATGAGAGAAGAAGGCGAAGAGGAAGATTGTGAGGATGGTTACGTATTTGAGTGCGACTGTGAAGTCACCATGAGCGCCATATACGGCGTCGTTTAATGGCTTCTTGATGCTATAAGTACTGCTTAAAACGGCAGCGAGGCCTGCGCAGAGGAGGATGCAAGTGGTTGCCATTAGCGTCGCTCCCATTATCGTGTTTCGTAGCGTTTGTACCGCTAAGATGTTCTTTTTCTCGTTGTCCTGACCAAAGACACATTCATATACTGTTAAATTCATATACCGACCCCTAATCtaattttttgtatatgcaGTTTCCATTAAAATTTTGCGGTTATTGAAAACTATGGTATTGTTCATAATTTTACTTTCGACCTCAACCAATATGATGATTACTACTAATTACAATAActtaaaaaatgatttgaaagaTTAATTGGGATATATCGTTTTCGAGTAATATATACCTTCATGATGGCGGCTACCCAAGATCGACGTGCACGCGAATTAGTCCCTACAATTGTGCAGAATGGATCGGTTCGAACCTTATACCACAAGTAGATGTGGTAACAAAACATCATAAGTAGAGCACATGGCACAAGAACAGCATCTAAGTACCATTTCTGCCACTCCATTTGATCTCACTATTTCTATGAATatattcttctctctttctttcttgctcTTGTTGTCTTCAAAACTCTTagaatgttttggtttattttttctgGCCCCTTGTCtccatatatttatagtgaaacTCCTCTCTAGTCAAAATCTTTGTTCCGCAATTTGCCCCTTAGAATTACAAGGGCCAccatttctttttggtttttcattttcatataacTTCAGTGTTGATGCTTATTGTCTCTTTATGACTTATTAGTGTTCACTTCTGTACCCCACTTTGTGAGATGATTTGGAATATACGTTTAGCCCgcatatttattttgttactaaACATTTGGCCTTCCTTAAATAAAGGTTAATTACCACACTTGTCCCCCTTTTAGAcctcttttttgaattttgtctcTCATTGCCTGTATATTCGCACATGTGATATATAAATGTCCGTATATATAATGGAGACAAGACTTTAGATTAGATGGTTTTGAACATGTCACAAAGATGATAACAGAATAGATTTGTTGTAGACGACGCCATGTACACAGTACACATGTTAGTATGTTACACTATGACCTAACTTATCTCCACGTCATTACGGTCTTCTACATTTCTAGTGCATGTCATTTAATTTTAGCATAAACTAGAACTATCCCAAATCGAAAATGTACATCGCTgtattaaaaatcaatttccGTATTGGTCACTACAAATATTAAAGTAAACGATTTATctcattttttaattctttcccAACGCGGTACTCAAATATTTGGTAATCTCTTCGTAGGAAGGATCTCGAGCGATTGTGGAACAGGTGCACTTAtgtctttttataaaattaacgacaaaaaatgaataattgaaagaatataaagtaactTGTAAAGTTTCTTGAACATGAGTCAGACCCAATTGGCTAATGGTTGGTTCATTTCTTCAAGAAAATACATCCGTAGTGAATTTAAAACCCTTTATCCTTCTGTTTCTTTGTTGATCATCTACGACTactttaaaccttttttttcacACTATTTTTATTACGATAATGTGtagataatataaatatatatgtacgtaTATTGACTCTACAAATTGAGATGAAAGTAACATGCAAATTCTGTATAAAATATGTGCATGCTCATATACCAAACACATattaatacttataaatatgtttacagtAACAAATCATTACATGTACGCACGAATAATAGTTGATAGATATGGACAAACCACTTGAGTTTCAGGTTTAGCCTTTTGCCTTTACAGGTTTTAAAAACCAAGCAGCAGTAATTAATTATTCCTGTATtagaatagatgatgttttagaaataaattttgtatcataaaagttaattttctatatgtttttattaattagtggTATAAAATTGTAGATCTCAAGATTCATTAattgataatttaaattttgacgaactactattggttaataattaaaaaaaaatactccctctgtattagaatagatgatgttttagaaatAAATCTTGTATCACAGAGattgattttctgtatatttttattaattaatggtATGAAATTGTAGATCTTAAGATTCATTAattgataatttaaaattttgataaactattattggttaataattaaaaaaatatgttattataaataaaaatacatttatgactaaacatttattattttcttaatctttgtAAAAATCTTAGAAAATCATCCTTTCTAATACATTCTAATACAGAGGagtatgttattataaataaaagtatatttatgactaaacattaattattttcttaatctttgtAAAAATCTTAGAAAATCATCCTTTATAATACATACTTACTTAAACCCCGAACAAATATAGTTTGTTTCGGTCTAGTGACACGATGAGTCTGCGGCAAAGTT is drawn from Camelina sativa cultivar DH55 chromosome 8, Cs, whole genome shotgun sequence and contains these coding sequences:
- the LOC104708039 gene encoding uncharacterized protein LOC104708039, with protein sequence MEWQKWYLDAVLVPCALLMMFCYHIYLWYKVRTDPFCTIVGTNSRARRSWVAAIMKDNEKKNILAVQTLRNTIMGATLMATTCILLCAGLAAVLSSTYSIKKPLNDAVYGAHGDFTVALKYVTILTIFLFAFFSHSLSIRFINQVNILINSPQEPFSDDFSGIGSFVTPEYVSELLEKAFLLNTVGNRLFYMGLPLMLWIFGPVLVFLSSALIIPVLYNLDFVFLLSNKEKGKVDCDGGSDDQFSP